The window TCATCGCCGTTGCCCATTTCCATAAAAATGTTTTGAATGCCCTTCGGCACGATCTGGCCATTGGCAATGCCGTTGACTGAGGTTCCCACGCCGGTCACTTCGACCGTGCCCGCCACAACACCCTCGATTCGCACTTCGTTGCTGAGGTTGTCGCCGTAGATGTACAGATTCGGGCCCAGTGCATAGGCCAGCACGTTGCCGGCCAGATTCAGGCGAGATTCGAGCGACTCACAAGTCGGACGGAAATTCCGGCTTTTCAGTTTGGGTGCGGCCTTCTTGGATGCAGACTTCTTTTTAGGCAGGCTCATTAGCAAACAGCTCCCTGAATTTGGGTGGAATACACCAGTAATTGGCCAGAGTTTATCGCCGCGAGCTAGCAAATACAAGCGTTAAGGTGGGGTGTTTGCGAGAAATTTACAGGCATGCAGAAGGCTGTTTCTCCGCGGAACAAATGACATTTCTAAATTCGTGAGAATGTCTGCAGATTCTCTTTCCGAATAGCTTTTTTCACCCGGTCCGTGAGGGAGTGGTTGGGGTTGAACCTCTGGGGTAGTCGGTTTGTACTTTGGGTGCGCGCGGAACGAAGGAGTGGACGATGGGGCTTCGCAGTTGGGCGGTGCTGGGTGTGTTGGCGGCAGGTGGATGGCTGCCGGCAGCGGCGGTGGAGAATTGGCCGCAGTTCCGCGGACCGGCCGCCACCGGTCTCGCCGAGCAAAAGTTGCCGACCGAATGGGGCAACGACAAAAACATCGCCTGGAAAGTGGAACTCCCCGGCGCGGCCTGGTCGCAACCGGTGGTGTGGGGCGACAAGATCTTTCTCACCACGGCAGTCACCGAGAATCAGCCGAAGCCGAAAGCGGGCATGGGTGGCGGCGGCGGTGGTCGCCCCGGTGGTGGCGGTTTTGGAGGCAGGCCAGGCGGTGGGCAGCCGGGTGGCGCTCCGCGCGCGCCCGATGACGACGACGATCGTCCGGCCCGCCCTGGTGCTGGTTCGGGCCGCCCACCGGGTGGCGGCTTTGGAGGTGGACGAGGCGGCGGCAGTGCTCCGAACGCGGTCTATCGCTGGAAAGTGATTTGCCTCGATCGCGCCACGGGCAAAGTGTTGTGGGAGAACCTCGCCAAGGAAGCCAAGCCCACCATCTCGATTCATAGCACGAACACCTATGCTTCCGAAACGCCGATCATCGACGGCGAACGTCTTTACGTTTACTTCGGCATGACCGGTTTGTATTGCTACGATCTCGAAGGCAAGCCGATCTGGAGTAAGGATCTCGGCTCGTTCAACATGATGAACGGTTGGGGCGCGGGGAGCTCGCCGGCCTTCGATGGCGAGCGAATCTACGTGCAATGCGACAACGAACAAAAGTCGTTCATCGCGGCCTTCGATAAGAAGACCGGTGAGGAACTGTGGCGGAAGTCGCGCGACGAACGCTCGAACTGGTCCACGCCGTTTGTCTGGAAGAATAAGGTCCGCACCGAGATTGTGACCGGCGGCGGCACGAAGATGCGTTCGTACGATCCCAAAACGGGCGACCTGTTGTGGGAACTCGGCGGCAGTGTGAGCCGTTGCTCGGCTACGCCGGTTGGCGACGACTCGCTGCTGTATGTCGGCAGCGGCGGCGGCATGGGTGGCAACGGTCCGCTCTTCGCGGTGAAAGCCGGCGCCAAAGGAGACATCACTCCTAAGGGCTCATCCGACACGAGCGAGGGCGTGGCCTGGACCGTCGATCGGGCCGGTCCGCCGATGGCATCTCCGCTACTCTACCGCGGCAACTTGTACGTGCTCGATCAACGCGGCGGCGTGCTGAGCTGTTTCG is drawn from Anatilimnocola floriformis and contains these coding sequences:
- a CDS encoding PQQ-binding-like beta-propeller repeat protein, yielding MGLRSWAVLGVLAAGGWLPAAAVENWPQFRGPAATGLAEQKLPTEWGNDKNIAWKVELPGAAWSQPVVWGDKIFLTTAVTENQPKPKAGMGGGGGGRPGGGGFGGRPGGGQPGGAPRAPDDDDDRPARPGAGSGRPPGGGFGGGRGGGSAPNAVYRWKVICLDRATGKVLWENLAKEAKPTISIHSTNTYASETPIIDGERLYVYFGMTGLYCYDLEGKPIWSKDLGSFNMMNGWGAGSSPAFDGERIYVQCDNEQKSFIAAFDKKTGEELWRKSRDERSNWSTPFVWKNKVRTEIVTGGGTKMRSYDPKTGDLLWELGGSVSRCSATPVGDDSLLYVGSGGGMGGNGPLFAVKAGAKGDITPKGSSDTSEGVAWTVDRAGPPMASPLLYRGNLYVLDQRGGVLSCFDAKTGEQHYKQRINGAKGFTSSPWAGDGKIFCLDENGQTFVIEAGNELKVLATNKLDDMFWSSAALAGDQLLLRGIDRLYCIKP